GCGCACCGGACTGTCCGTGCGCACCATCCGCTACTGGTCCGACGCCGGCGCCCTGCCGCCCGTCGCCCGCTCCGAGAGCGGCTACCGGCTGTACGACGCCGCGTCCGTCGCCCGCCTCGAACTCGTCCGCACCCTGCGCGAGCTGGACCTCCCGCTCGCCGACGTGCGCCGGGTGCTGGCCGGCGAGGCGACGGTCGCCGAGGTCGCGGACGCCCATGTGGCGGCGATCGACGCGCAGATCCGGAGCCTGCGGATCACCAGGGCCGTGCTGTCAACCGTCGCGCAACGCGGCTCGACCGCCGAGGAGATGGCACTCGTGAACAGACTCGCCCGCCTGTCCGCCGCCGAGCGGCAGCGGATCATCGACGACTTCGTGGCCGACACCTTCAGGGACCTGGAGAACGTCGACCCGGACATCCGCGACCGGATGCGCAGGACCTCCGTCCACCTGCCCGACGACCCCACGCCCGAACAGGTCGACGCCTGGGTCGAGCTGGCGGAACTGGTCCAGGACCCGCAGTTCAGGGCGGTGATGCGGCGCATGATCGAGTTCAACGCGGAGGGCCGCACCCAGGACACCCCCGGTGGCGCCTCCATCTGGTTCGCCAAGCGCCTGGTCCAGCTCGTCGGGGACGCGAGGCAGCGCGGCATCGCCCCTCAGAGCCCCGAGGCCGCCGGTGTCCTCGACGAACTGCTCGGCACGAGTGGCGACCGCGCCGCCGTCCTGGAGCGCCTGGAGACCGGCACCGACGCCGACACCGTCCGCTACAAGGAACTGCTCGCCAGGGTCGCCGGCCGCCCCGCGGCCCCGGACCACCGGGAGGAGTTCGCCTGGGTGGCCGCCGCGCTCCGTCACCAACTCGGCCGATAGCCTGGTCCGGACAGAGTCAGGCAGCGAGAAGGGGCGGAGATCCCGGTGGCGGACATCGAGGCGGCACGCAGGGCGTTCCAGCGGTTCGACGCGGACGGGGACGGGTTCATAACGGCGGCCGAGTACAAGAGCGCGATGGCGGCGATGGGGGACTTCTACGTCACCGAGTCCGTGGCGGAAGCCGTGATCGCGGCTCAGGACTCCAACGGGGACAGGGTGCTGTCGTTCGACGAGTTCTGGGCGAACCTGAAC
The nucleotide sequence above comes from Streptomyces sp. TS71-3. Encoded proteins:
- a CDS encoding MerR family transcriptional regulator; the protein is MIEDGTELLTIGQLSRRTGLSVRTIRYWSDAGALPPVARSESGYRLYDAASVARLELVRTLRELDLPLADVRRVLAGEATVAEVADAHVAAIDAQIRSLRITRAVLSTVAQRGSTAEEMALVNRLARLSAAERQRIIDDFVADTFRDLENVDPDIRDRMRRTSVHLPDDPTPEQVDAWVELAELVQDPQFRAVMRRMIEFNAEGRTQDTPGGASIWFAKRLVQLVGDARQRGIAPQSPEAAGVLDELLGTSGDRAAVLERLETGTDADTVRYKELLARVAGRPAAPDHREEFAWVAAALRHQLGR
- a CDS encoding EF-hand domain-containing protein, with the protein product MADIEAARRAFQRFDADGDGFITAAEYKSAMAAMGDFYVTESVAEAVIAAQDSNGDRVLSFDEFWANLNKS